One Drechmeria coniospora strain ARSEF 6962 chromosome 01, whole genome shotgun sequence genomic region harbors:
- a CDS encoding mitochondrial genome maintenance protein MGM101, with product MSLSGRIATAAPRQFIRRAPSVALLFRHHYATEAAAVKAIEDVPSSSMPTATTPPTTVASKWTKVSKAKVSTVAKPVITSVPSRALYEAKTIAHQPQAAGASAEDPLPAQEISGVDWANSFHGISARPVSEVQFRVLMQPLDHRDIEVKPDGVIYLPEIKYRRRLNEAFGPMGWGIIPKGESVVGNAVVTREYALIVDGRFASQAQGENSFFSPDQLPSAVEGCKSNALMRCCKDLGVASELWDPHFVRWFKKTQMEEVWVEHTTTKKKRTFWYRKGEVDVAYPYKLAK from the exons ATGTCTCTCTCGGGTCGAATCGCCACCGCGGCGCCGCGGCAATTCATACGTCGCGCTCCCTCCGTTGCCCTCTTGTTCCGCCACCACTATGCCACAGAAGCCGCTGCTGTCAAGGCAATAGAAGACGTGCCGAGCTCAAGCatgccgacggcaacgacgccACCGACGACAGTAGCATCCAAGTGGACCAAGGTTTCCAAGGCCAAGGTCTCAACAGTGGCCAAGCCCGTCATCACATCGGTACCCTCGCGCGCTTTGTACGAGGCCAAGACCATTGCCCATCAGCCGCAGGCGGCCGGGGCGAGCGCCGAAGACCCTCTTCCTGCCCAAGAAATATCCGGCGTCGACTGGGCGAATAGCTTCCACGGGATCTCAGCCCGCCCCGTATCCGAGGTGCAGTTCCGCGTGCTCATGCAACCCCTGGATCACCGGGACATCGAGGTCAAACCCGACGGCGTCATATACCTTCCCGAGATCAAGTACAGGAGGCGCCTCAACGAAGCCTTTGGCCCTATGGGCTGGGGCATAATACCCAAGGGCGAGTCTGTCGTGggcaacgccgtcgtcacgcgCGAGTACGCCCTCATCGTCGATGGACG GTTCGCCTCACAGGCACAGGGTGAAAACTCGTTCTTCTCGCCCGACCAACTTccttcggccgtcgagggatGCAAATCCAACGCGCTGATGCGCTGCTGCAAGGACCTGGGCGTTGCCTCGGAGCTATGGGACCCCCACTTCGTCCGCTGGTTCAAGAAGACGCAAATGGAGGAGGTCTGGGTCGAGcacacgacgacgaagaagaagcgCACTTTTTGGTACCGCAAGGGTGAGGTCGACGTTGCCTACCCCTACAAGCTGGCCAAGTGA